The Stigmatella aurantiaca DW4/3-1 genome contains the following window.
CGCTCATCCTTCAGGACGAGCGCTCGGGGAAGCTCTACTTCGAGATCGCCGTGGGCGAGGGGGCCGAGGCCCTCAAGTCCCTTCAGATTTCTCCGGGCGAGGGCATCGCCGGCACCGTGTTCTCCTCGGGCGCGGCCCGGCTGGTGGACGACGTGGGGGGCGATCCGTTCTTCGCGCCGCGCTTCGATCTGGCCTCGGCGTTCCGCACGCGCTCCATCCTGGCCGTGCCCCTCATCGCCCGGGGCCGGGTGCTGGGCATCATCGAGCTGGTGAACGGCCCGCAGGATCCCCTCTTCACCCAGGATGATCTGACGACGCTGACGGCCATCGCGGACTACGCGGCCATCGCCATCGAGAACGCGAAGAACTTCTGGCGGGTGCAGGAGCTGACCATCACGGACGAGCACACCGGCTGCTACAACGCCCGGCACCTTCGGGCGCAGCTCGAGCACGAGGTGAAGCGCTCCCAGCGCTTCCACCACCCGCTGTCCCTCGTCTTCCTGGATCTGGACCGCTTCAAGCACGTCAACGACACCCACGGGCACGTCGTGGGCAGTGCCTTGCTCAAGGAAGTGGGGGAGCTGCTCGTCAGCTGCAGCCGTCAGCTGGACCTGGTGTTCCGCTACGGCGGGGATGAATTCTCGCTGCTGCTGGTGGAGACGGCCCCCGACGGCGCGCTCACCATCGCCCGGCGCATCCGGGACTCGTTCCGGGAGCAGCACTTCCTCCAATCCCAGGGGCTCGACATCCGTCTCACCGCGAGCCTGGGGGTGGCCACCTTCCCGGACCACGCCCACTCCGCCATGGACCTCATCCGGGCGGCCGACTTCGCCATGTACGCCGCGAAGGCGCGGGGCCGGGATGGCGTCTGCCTGGCCGAGCCCCTGCCCGGCGAGCCGAGGGCAGAGCCGCAGGAGCCCTGAAATGACAGGGGCGGCGCCTCGGTGAAGAGGGCCGCCCCAGGGGCTGACACGGCGGGAGCGGGTGCTTAGCTGGCGCCCACGATGGTCTGAATGGCCTCGTTGTTCTCCACCACGGTCCCCGTCTCGCGCAGGGCCTTGAGGAAGGACTCCGTCATCTCGATCTGCTTGGCGCGGCGGGTCTGCTCACGCAGCTCGTCCTTCTTCTGGGTGAACGTCTCGTCGGAGGGCTTCACCCGCTCGGTGACCTGCGCCACCACGAAGCCTTCGCTCAGCGGGAACACCTGGTCCAGCACCTGCGGCCCCGGGGCGCTGAAGGCCGCCGTGGACAGCGCGGGCGCCAGGCCCAGGTAGGGCACCGACTCGCCGCCCGCGGTGAAGCTGCCCGTCTCCACCGCCTCCGGCCGCGTCTCCGTCTCGAAGCGCTGAAGGGCCGGCTGGCCCTCCTTCTCGGGAGGGAACAGCTGCTGGAGCGTCTGGCCGCCCTTCAGGGACGCCAGCGCCTTCTCCGCGGCCGCCTTCGCCAGCTCCTTGGCCTTCTGCTGCTTGTACAAGGTGGTGGCGATCTCTGGCGCGGCCTCCTCGAGCTTCTTGTCCTGGGCGGCCTGCTTCTCCTCCACCTTCACCACGTGCCAGCCGAGCTTCGTCTCGATGGGCTGCGAGACGCCGTTGGGGGCCAGCGCGAAGACGGCCTCGGCCAGCGTGGGCTCCAGGCTGGCGCGCTCCACCCAGCCCAGGTCTCCCCCGGATGCCTTGGTGCCCGGATCCTCGCTGCGCTCGCGCGCCACCGTGGCGAAGTCCTTGCCGCCCTCGGTGACCTCCTTGTGCAGCGCCTCGGCGCGCGACTTCGCCTCCGCCTTCTGCTGCGCGGCGGCATCCGGCGCCAGCTTCACGAGGATCTGCCGCGCCTTGGCCCGCTCCGCCTGCTGGTACATGAAGCGGTTGGACTCGTAATAGGTGGAGATCTCATCGTTGTGCGCCTTGCGGAACTCCTCCAGCTGCGCCGGGGTAGGCGCGGGGACCTGGGCCGCGTACATGGTGGGCAGGAAGCGCGCGAACACGACCTTGGCCTGGTTGGCGTCCTTCTCGTAGCGGGCGCGCACCTCGTCGTCCGAGACGACGGCGCCGCTGTTGACCACCTGGAGCATCTTCTGGGCGGCCAGCTGCCGGCGCAGCTCTTCTTCGTACTTGGGCTCCGTGGTGCGGTAGTAGTCGCGCAGGGCGCGCTTGTACTGCTCGAAGTTGAACTGGCCGTCCTTGTGGAAGTCCGCGTTCTCGTGGATCAGCTTGCGCAGCTCGTCGTCCGAGGGATTGATGCCATGGCGCTCGGCCGCCTGGGACAGCAGCTCCCGCGTCACCAACTGGTCCATCACCTGGCTGGGCAGGGACTGGCGCGCATACGACTCGGGGATGGGGACCCCCCGGTTGCGCA
Protein-coding sequences here:
- a CDS encoding GGDEF domain-containing protein, which gives rise to MNPADLLSAMKRTVEQLAAFNEMAKALTSTLELREVLSLVMQKVSDLLQPRNWSLILQDERSGKLYFEIAVGEGAEALKSLQISPGEGIAGTVFSSGAARLVDDVGGDPFFAPRFDLASAFRTRSILAVPLIARGRVLGIIELVNGPQDPLFTQDDLTTLTAIADYAAIAIENAKNFWRVQELTITDEHTGCYNARHLRAQLEHEVKRSQRFHHPLSLVFLDLDRFKHVNDTHGHVVGSALLKEVGELLVSCSRQLDLVFRYGGDEFSLLLVETAPDGALTIARRIRDSFREQHFLQSQGLDIRLTASLGVATFPDHAHSAMDLIRAADFAMYAAKARGRDGVCLAEPLPGEPRAEPQEP
- a CDS encoding peptidylprolyl isomerase; amino-acid sequence: MDGMNARKVLSLVGIVAIAVVFTLQFGPGSTGFGSGRGPVVPSAVAVVNGKEIPLRDFSRVYAGQLNSLRNRGVPIPESYARQSLPSQVMDQLVTRELLSQAAERHGINPSDDELRKLIHENADFHKDGQFNFEQYKRALRDYYRTTEPKYEEELRRQLAAQKMLQVVNSGAVVSDDEVRARYEKDANQAKVVFARFLPTMYAAQVPAPTPAQLEEFRKAHNDEISTYYESNRFMYQQAERAKARQILVKLAPDAAAQQKAEAKSRAEALHKEVTEGGKDFATVARERSEDPGTKASGGDLGWVERASLEPTLAEAVFALAPNGVSQPIETKLGWHVVKVEEKQAAQDKKLEEAAPEIATTLYKQQKAKELAKAAAEKALASLKGGQTLQQLFPPEKEGQPALQRFETETRPEAVETGSFTAGGESVPYLGLAPALSTAAFSAPGPQVLDQVFPLSEGFVVAQVTERVKPSDETFTQKKDELREQTRRAKQIEMTESFLKALRETGTVVENNEAIQTIVGAS